Proteins encoded together in one Pontiella desulfatans window:
- a CDS encoding GxxExxY protein → MSDLNVISGDIIKAAIEVHKELGPGLLESVYRKCLAKVLRDMGYEVDEEIYLPLTFRGSVVEENAYRIDLLVNKSVIVEVKSVGELKPLFSKQTGTYLKLMDLQLGLLINFNVSLLKDGIKRIVNNFEQ, encoded by the coding sequence ATGTCTGATTTAAATGTAATTTCCGGCGACATCATAAAAGCTGCCATTGAAGTTCATAAAGAACTGGGGCCGGGGCTACTTGAGTCTGTGTATAGAAAGTGTCTCGCTAAAGTGTTGCGCGACATGGGGTATGAAGTTGACGAAGAGATTTATCTTCCTTTGACGTTCAGAGGGAGTGTTGTTGAGGAAAATGCATATAGAATTGATCTATTAGTGAATAAGTCCGTCATTGTCGAAGTAAAGTCGGTTGGGGAATTGAAACCGTTATTTTCTAAGCAGACAGGGACGTATTTAAAGCTGATGGATCTGCAATTGGGGCTTTTAATTAATTTTAATGTTTCGCTGCTGAAAGATGGCATTAAGCGGATAGTAAATAACTTTGAACAGTAA
- a CDS encoding alpha/beta fold hydrolase, whose protein sequence is MKHCVIKVALLMAMVVLAGCKLVELREDAEYIEQAGVIQGTVKVDGEPSGLVVAVQFREEQGKLIQERNMVVSETGSYRFQVVAGNYAIAAFVDSNGDGIFQPEEPGVFDPVMSRVRVGIDDVITMPALLIKGTLTSWPSEADMKKKLKRSMQNIGAVRKLDDPIFSAENCSLGMWHAPDFLEQVGGGVFLLQPYDAGKMPVLFIHGMGGGPDDWETAIESLDTERYQAWVVFYPSGVRLDMISDYLVSAMATLTARYQLEEIFIAAHSMGGLVNRSFIKKYCKEFPEAAAKIRGVVTVNSPMGGMPSAASGVEHSPIVLPAWRDVAVGSDFLKDLHQWDWPEEIPYHLVFSFIPGSGDDTVVPLQCQIPFKLQGEAVRSYGFENSHVGTLSDPDFLALFSKLLLQASASVE, encoded by the coding sequence ATGAAACATTGTGTAATCAAGGTTGCACTGCTGATGGCCATGGTCGTTCTTGCTGGCTGTAAACTCGTGGAGCTGCGCGAGGATGCCGAATACATTGAGCAGGCGGGAGTCATCCAGGGAACCGTTAAAGTGGACGGTGAGCCATCCGGTCTTGTGGTGGCGGTTCAGTTCCGCGAAGAGCAGGGCAAGTTGATTCAGGAGCGGAACATGGTCGTCTCCGAGACCGGTTCCTATCGTTTCCAGGTTGTGGCGGGCAACTATGCCATTGCCGCCTTTGTTGATTCCAATGGCGACGGCATTTTCCAGCCCGAGGAACCCGGGGTGTTCGATCCGGTGATGTCGAGGGTCCGCGTGGGAATAGACGATGTCATCACCATGCCAGCACTCTTGATAAAAGGCACCCTCACCAGTTGGCCAAGTGAGGCCGATATGAAGAAGAAGCTTAAGCGAAGCATGCAGAATATCGGTGCCGTTCGAAAACTCGACGATCCGATTTTCAGTGCGGAAAACTGCTCCTTGGGCATGTGGCATGCTCCTGATTTCCTGGAACAGGTCGGGGGCGGGGTATTCCTGCTTCAGCCCTACGATGCCGGGAAAATGCCGGTCTTGTTCATCCATGGCATGGGCGGTGGGCCGGACGACTGGGAAACGGCGATCGAATCGCTCGATACCGAGCGCTATCAAGCGTGGGTTGTCTTCTATCCAAGTGGAGTTCGCCTGGATATGATCAGCGACTATCTGGTAAGCGCCATGGCCACCTTGACAGCGCGGTACCAACTCGAGGAAATCTTCATTGCGGCCCACAGCATGGGTGGGTTGGTCAATCGTTCCTTCATCAAAAAATACTGCAAGGAATTTCCCGAGGCCGCCGCAAAGATCCGGGGCGTGGTTACGGTGAACAGTCCCATGGGCGGTATGCCATCCGCCGCTTCCGGGGTGGAGCATTCGCCGATCGTTCTGCCGGCCTGGCGGGATGTTGCGGTGGGTAGCGATTTCCTGAAGGATCTGCATCAATGGGATTGGCCGGAGGAGATACCGTATCACTTGGTGTTTTCCTTCATTCCCGGCTCCGGCGACGATACCGTTGTTCCGCTCCAGTGCCAGATTCCTTTCAAACTACAAGGCGAGGCGGTACGTTCATATGGTTTCGAGAACAGCCATGTGGGAACCTTGAGCGACCCCGATTTCCTCGCCCTGTTTTCCAAGCTGTTGCTTCAGGCCTCCGCATCAGTTGAATAA
- the cimA gene encoding citramalate synthase, producing MNVQEKVFIYDTTLRDGAQAEGVTFSPVAKIHVAKMLDSFGVDYIEGGFAASNPKDMAFFKDIKKENLKHAKVAAFGSTRRAGVDVAEDKGTLALLEAGTEVCTIFGKTWLLHVTEVLKTTAGENLAMIEDTCRFLKQNGKEVVYDAEHFFDGYKDSPEYALQTLEAAVKGGADVLVLCDTNGGSLPHEVFEITTAIREQFDVAVGIHTHNDSETAVANAMESVRAGATQVQGVINGFGERCGNCNLVSVAANILLKTGKTCLADPGKLKNLKQVSQFVNEQANLRDNQRAAFVGDSAFAHKAGMHVDGVRKVSQSFEHVPPESVGNGRRILISELSGASNVMEKLIEMGLDNIDRKSPEVREILQTMEKMEREGYVYEAADASFKMLIKKVLKEHKSFFELEGFRVIVEKRGKNEPCLSEATLKLKVNGEKAFTVGDGDGPVDALNMALRRALHEFYPSIDGVHLADYRVSILDPEEATAAKTRVHIESSDGETSWGTVGVSENIIEASWEALVDGVEYKLFLNEEDVG from the coding sequence ATGAATGTTCAAGAAAAAGTCTTTATATACGACACCACGTTGCGCGACGGTGCGCAGGCGGAAGGCGTTACCTTTTCGCCGGTGGCCAAGATCCACGTGGCGAAAATGCTCGATTCGTTCGGGGTGGACTATATCGAGGGCGGCTTTGCGGCTTCGAATCCGAAGGACATGGCTTTCTTCAAGGACATCAAGAAGGAAAACCTGAAACATGCCAAGGTTGCGGCCTTTGGCAGCACCCGCCGAGCGGGAGTGGACGTGGCGGAAGACAAGGGCACGCTGGCCCTGCTCGAAGCCGGTACCGAGGTCTGCACCATCTTCGGCAAGACCTGGCTCCTGCACGTGACCGAGGTGCTCAAGACCACCGCCGGGGAAAACCTGGCGATGATCGAAGACACCTGCCGCTTCCTGAAGCAAAACGGCAAGGAAGTCGTCTACGACGCCGAACATTTTTTCGACGGCTACAAGGATAGCCCGGAATATGCCCTTCAAACATTGGAAGCCGCCGTCAAAGGCGGTGCCGATGTGCTGGTGCTGTGCGATACCAATGGTGGAAGCCTGCCGCACGAGGTATTCGAAATCACGACGGCAATCCGCGAACAATTCGATGTGGCGGTTGGCATCCACACGCACAACGACTCGGAGACCGCCGTGGCCAACGCCATGGAGTCGGTCCGTGCCGGGGCAACGCAGGTACAGGGCGTAATCAACGGCTTTGGCGAACGTTGCGGAAACTGCAACCTGGTTTCGGTGGCGGCCAACATTCTGTTGAAGACCGGAAAAACCTGCCTGGCCGACCCGGGGAAGCTGAAAAACCTCAAGCAGGTTTCGCAGTTCGTGAACGAGCAGGCCAACCTGCGCGATAACCAGCGCGCCGCGTTTGTTGGCGATAGCGCCTTTGCCCACAAGGCCGGCATGCATGTCGATGGAGTCCGCAAGGTATCGCAGAGCTTCGAGCATGTGCCGCCGGAATCGGTCGGCAACGGTCGCCGTATCCTGATCTCCGAACTGTCCGGCGCGAGCAACGTGATGGAAAAGCTGATCGAAATGGGGCTCGACAATATCGACCGCAAGTCGCCGGAGGTGCGCGAGATTCTCCAGACCATGGAAAAAATGGAGCGGGAAGGCTATGTCTACGAAGCGGCCGATGCGTCGTTCAAGATGCTCATCAAAAAGGTCCTCAAGGAGCACAAGAGCTTCTTCGAACTCGAAGGCTTCCGCGTGATCGTCGAAAAACGCGGCAAGAACGAACCGTGCCTTTCCGAGGCGACGCTCAAGCTGAAGGTGAACGGCGAAAAGGCGTTCACGGTGGGTGATGGCGACGGCCCGGTCGATGCCCTCAACATGGCCCTGCGCCGTGCGCTCCACGAGTTCTATCCGAGCATCGACGGGGTGCATTTGGCGGACTACCGCGTGAGCATCCTCGATCCCGAAGAGGCCACGGCGGCGAAAACGCGCGTGCACATCGAATCGTCCGACGGCGAAACCTCCTGGGGCACCGTCGGTGTTTCGGAAAACATCATCGAAGCCTCGTGGGAAGCCCTCGTCGATGGCGTGGAATACAAGCTGTTCCTCAATGAGGAAGATGTCGGGTAG
- a CDS encoding valine--tRNA ligase: MSELAKKYDPKEVEEKWYQQWMDDGRFHGDSADGGDPFCIVIPPPNVTGILHMGHALNNNIQDVLTRVARMQGKNTTWVPGTDHAGIATQNVVERALKKEGKSRDDLGREKFVERVWEWKEEYGSTISNQLKKLGASCDWERERFTMDEGLSEAVLEIFCRLYDKDLIYRGNRIINWCPRCETALSDEESEHVDVEGALYHLRYAVKGRKQKIVVATTRPETMLGDTAVAVNPRDERYQDLIGEMIVLPITNREIPIIADDYVDPEFGTGLVKVTPAHDPNDFEMGLRHDLPQINVMTDQGIMNENAGPYEGMDRFECRKQLMDDLKSGGLVEKVDAHHHAVGHCYRCDTVVEPRLSPQWFVKMKPLARPAIEAVNDGRIKFVPERWNKTYMGWMENIRDWCISRQIWWGHRIPIFYCDDCNHEWASKTTDTVCPKCQSSSIRQDEDVLDTWFSSWLWPFSVFGWPATSDDLNFYYPSKTLVTGNEIIFFWVARMIMSGMEVMGDIPFDTVYIHGTVRDDQGRKMSKSLGNSIDPLDIIEKYSSDALRFSLLMITATGQDVYISDEKFEIGRNFGTKIWNAARFMEMHSEGFDVKDLAFNKDDLTPDDQHLLAKLNEAIASVNDNLQRYRFNDATLALYDFFWHSYCDWYIEYAKPILFNGSPEQKKHTLQVMHFSFSTALRLLHPFMPFQTEELWHGMGYNHEDESIMVAPWPEQNVVSGIDPAIVKYVDGKHDLIRVGRILRAEYNLANKQTATFCVRAANGKVAKKIEDDKASIVAALKAEELTIDVDFVPEGAMPSGISALGTVYMSIEGLVDVDAEIKKLTTELDEVNGHLANVKKKLSNENFTSRAPRDVVAVQEKRQEELQEKSEKLRKMIDTLKG, from the coding sequence ATGAGTGAACTAGCAAAAAAGTATGACCCGAAAGAGGTCGAAGAGAAGTGGTACCAGCAATGGATGGACGATGGCCGTTTCCACGGCGACAGCGCGGACGGGGGCGACCCGTTCTGCATCGTGATCCCGCCGCCGAACGTGACTGGCATCCTCCACATGGGCCATGCGCTTAACAACAACATCCAGGACGTGCTCACCCGCGTTGCCCGCATGCAGGGCAAGAATACAACCTGGGTTCCGGGCACCGACCACGCCGGTATTGCCACCCAGAACGTCGTTGAGCGCGCTCTGAAGAAAGAGGGCAAATCCCGCGACGACCTCGGCCGCGAAAAGTTTGTTGAACGCGTTTGGGAATGGAAGGAAGAGTATGGCTCCACCATCTCCAACCAGTTGAAGAAGCTGGGTGCTTCGTGCGACTGGGAGCGCGAGCGCTTCACGATGGACGAAGGGTTGAGCGAAGCCGTCCTGGAAATATTCTGCCGCCTCTACGACAAGGATCTGATCTATCGCGGAAACCGCATCATCAACTGGTGCCCGCGTTGCGAAACCGCGCTGTCCGACGAAGAAAGCGAGCATGTGGATGTCGAAGGGGCCCTCTACCATCTGCGCTATGCCGTCAAGGGCAGGAAGCAGAAGATCGTTGTGGCAACCACCCGCCCGGAAACGATGCTGGGCGATACGGCGGTTGCCGTCAATCCGCGCGACGAACGTTATCAGGATCTGATTGGTGAAATGATTGTTCTTCCGATCACCAACCGCGAAATCCCGATTATTGCCGACGATTATGTGGATCCGGAATTCGGTACCGGCCTGGTGAAGGTTACTCCGGCGCACGATCCGAACGATTTCGAGATGGGCCTGCGCCACGACCTTCCTCAGATCAATGTGATGACCGACCAGGGCATCATGAATGAAAATGCGGGGCCGTATGAAGGCATGGACCGCTTCGAATGCCGTAAGCAGCTGATGGATGACCTGAAGTCCGGCGGGCTGGTTGAGAAGGTCGATGCGCACCACCACGCGGTCGGCCATTGCTACCGTTGCGACACGGTGGTTGAGCCGCGCCTTTCCCCGCAGTGGTTCGTGAAGATGAAGCCGTTGGCGCGCCCCGCCATCGAAGCCGTCAACGACGGTCGCATCAAGTTTGTGCCCGAACGCTGGAACAAAACCTACATGGGCTGGATGGAAAATATTCGCGACTGGTGCATCTCGCGCCAAATTTGGTGGGGGCACCGGATTCCGATTTTCTACTGCGACGACTGCAACCACGAGTGGGCATCGAAAACCACCGATACGGTGTGTCCAAAATGCCAGTCCTCCAGCATTCGCCAAGACGAAGACGTGCTCGATACGTGGTTCTCTTCCTGGCTTTGGCCCTTCAGCGTATTTGGCTGGCCTGCAACAAGCGACGATCTGAACTTCTACTATCCATCCAAGACCCTCGTTACCGGCAACGAGATCATCTTCTTCTGGGTGGCCCGCATGATCATGTCCGGCATGGAAGTCATGGGCGACATTCCCTTCGACACCGTCTATATCCACGGTACCGTCCGCGACGACCAGGGCCGCAAGATGTCGAAGAGCCTTGGCAATTCGATCGACCCGCTCGACATTATCGAGAAATACAGTTCCGACGCGCTCCGCTTCTCGCTGCTGATGATTACGGCCACCGGGCAGGACGTCTACATCAGCGATGAAAAGTTCGAGATCGGCCGCAACTTCGGCACCAAGATCTGGAACGCCGCCCGGTTCATGGAAATGCATTCGGAAGGATTCGACGTCAAGGACCTGGCTTTCAACAAGGACGACCTCACGCCGGACGACCAGCATCTGCTGGCCAAGCTGAACGAAGCCATCGCTTCGGTCAACGACAACCTGCAGCGCTACCGCTTCAACGATGCGACGCTGGCGCTGTATGATTTCTTCTGGCATAGCTACTGCGACTGGTACATCGAATATGCCAAGCCGATCCTGTTCAATGGATCGCCGGAGCAGAAGAAGCACACGTTGCAGGTTATGCATTTTTCCTTCTCGACCGCCTTGCGCCTGCTGCACCCGTTCATGCCGTTCCAGACCGAGGAGCTGTGGCATGGCATGGGCTACAACCACGAAGACGAATCCATCATGGTGGCGCCTTGGCCGGAGCAGAATGTGGTGTCCGGCATCGATCCGGCCATCGTCAAGTATGTGGACGGAAAGCACGACCTGATCCGCGTCGGTCGCATTCTGCGGGCGGAATACAACCTGGCCAACAAGCAAACCGCCACGTTCTGCGTGCGCGCGGCGAACGGAAAAGTCGCGAAAAAGATCGAGGACGACAAGGCCTCCATTGTTGCGGCGTTGAAGGCCGAAGAGTTGACCATTGACGTCGATTTTGTGCCGGAAGGTGCCATGCCGAGCGGCATCAGCGCGTTGGGTACGGTCTATATGTCGATCGAGGGTTTGGTGGATGTCGATGCCGAGATCAAGAAGCTGACAACCGAGCTCGACGAAGTGAACGGCCATCTGGCCAATGTGAAGAAAAAACTCTCCAACGAAAACTTCACCAGCCGGGCCCCGCGCGATGTGGTCGCTGTTCAGGAAAAACGCCAGGAAGAGCTTCAGGAAAAAAGCGAAAAGCTCCGCAAGATGATCGATACGCTGAAGGGCTGA